A section of the Spirosoma pollinicola genome encodes:
- a CDS encoding BatD family protein: MFFVIFRRLLVLFFFYAYIGFGQSIGNVASIELGSTTFSIERPFTISLLIPNSETRATVAFPDIPGFIKKGTSTSVTPVESGDKTVTNQVITQNYQAQAAGRFRLLPFTILVNGEPVHSDGAILIVQPSAVASAPGSVTLNTIEVVPAGAAFLSLRTSKSTIYMGEGVALTLSFIVADNYPYELNFQALDKQLQRIVKKIRPVNSWEENVPINDLKPIPVRINKKKFREYRIFQSVFFPLSSQPLRLPAVALQLGRRPVIGPPASQPETVLFTSKPLSIAVKPLPSHPSGGQVSVGAFRLEEGLERQHIVAGKSVRYTFSIIGTGNVATLPAPTVPGERAEIDVFPPEERHTIAHGGDEITGHKTFTYFIVPHQNGTVSLANYFQWIYFDPKTARFDTLRPRMELYVGGNGQRVALNTDLLSGSAVANGEAVPVASVNSSIYAGIEAMDSGRQSISISVLIRSVANVIIALMLLGMVFVLVRK, translated from the coding sequence ATGTTCTTTGTAATATTCCGAAGACTTCTTGTATTATTTTTCTTTTACGCCTATATAGGCTTTGGGCAATCTATTGGTAATGTTGCTTCTATCGAATTGGGGTCAACTACTTTTTCGATTGAACGGCCTTTTACCATTTCGCTGCTTATTCCAAATAGCGAAACCCGCGCCACAGTGGCTTTCCCCGACATTCCCGGCTTCATCAAAAAAGGTACATCAACGAGTGTAACGCCCGTTGAATCAGGCGATAAAACAGTTACGAATCAGGTTATTACCCAAAATTATCAGGCACAGGCAGCGGGTCGTTTTCGGCTGCTGCCGTTTACCATACTCGTCAACGGCGAACCAGTACATTCAGATGGAGCCATTCTTATTGTGCAACCGTCGGCAGTTGCATCCGCGCCGGGCAGCGTTACGCTGAACACGATTGAGGTAGTCCCCGCCGGAGCCGCATTTTTGTCGTTGCGGACATCGAAATCAACAATCTACATGGGCGAGGGCGTGGCCCTGACATTGTCGTTCATTGTTGCAGATAATTACCCTTACGAGCTCAACTTTCAGGCACTTGATAAACAATTGCAACGTATTGTCAAGAAAATCAGGCCGGTTAATTCGTGGGAAGAAAACGTGCCGATCAACGACTTGAAACCCATTCCGGTTCGTATCAACAAAAAGAAATTTCGCGAGTATCGAATCTTTCAGTCGGTGTTTTTTCCGCTGTCGAGTCAACCCCTGCGCTTACCCGCCGTAGCGCTTCAACTAGGCCGTCGACCGGTAATTGGCCCGCCAGCATCGCAGCCTGAAACGGTCTTATTTACCAGTAAGCCACTATCCATCGCCGTCAAACCATTACCTTCTCACCCGTCAGGAGGGCAGGTATCGGTTGGAGCCTTCCGGTTGGAAGAGGGGCTGGAACGTCAGCATATTGTGGCCGGTAAGAGTGTTCGTTATACGTTTTCTATTATTGGTACTGGTAATGTGGCTACGTTGCCAGCTCCCACTGTGCCAGGCGAGCGTGCCGAAATTGATGTATTCCCGCCCGAGGAGCGGCATACAATTGCTCATGGGGGCGATGAGATAACGGGCCATAAGACGTTTACCTATTTTATTGTGCCGCACCAAAATGGAACGGTTTCGTTGGCAAATTACTTTCAATGGATTTACTTCGACCCGAAAACCGCGCGTTTTGACACGCTTCGGCCACGTATGGAACTTTACGTTGGAGGTAATGGGCAGCGTGTCGCTCTCAATACGGATTTATTGAGTGGGTCGGCCGTTGCCAACGGTGAAGCAGTGCCAGTAGCGTCAGTTAACAGTTCAATTTATGCGGGTATCGAAGCTATGGATAGCGGTCGTCAGTCCATCAGCATTTCGGTTTTGATTCGATCTGTTGCCAACGTGATAATTGCCCTGATGTTACTGGGGATGGTTTTTGTATTAGTGAGGAAATAG
- the aroC gene encoding chorismate synthase, with product MSSTYGTIFKISTFGESHGPAIGVIIDGCPAGLAFDTDFIQHELDRRKPGQSRITTQRREADEFEVLSGVFEGYTQGTPIALIIRNTDQRSKDYGHISEQFRPSHADYTYQTKYGSRDYRGGGRSSARETAARVAAGAVAKLMLAQQGVQITAYVSQVGKLKLEKPYSELNLALAEENAVRCPDPETAEQMFDYIDGIRKQGDSVGGIVDCVIKGAPVGLGEPVFDKLHAELGKAMLSINAVKGFEYGSGFAGVEQLGSTHNDEFYTDESGRVRTKTNQSGGIQGGISNGEDIYFRTAFKPVATIMQDQDSVDVNGQPVTVSGKGRHDPCVVPRAVPIVEAMAALVLADLYLRNKVAKV from the coding sequence ATGAGCAGTACATACGGAACAATCTTTAAGATTTCTACATTTGGCGAATCGCACGGGCCAGCTATCGGCGTTATCATTGATGGTTGTCCGGCAGGACTGGCTTTCGACACCGATTTTATCCAGCACGAACTGGATCGTCGTAAACCCGGCCAGTCGCGCATTACGACCCAACGGCGTGAAGCCGATGAGTTTGAGGTGTTGTCGGGTGTTTTTGAGGGCTACACACAGGGAACGCCTATTGCGCTGATTATTCGAAATACCGACCAGCGCAGTAAAGATTACGGGCACATTTCGGAGCAATTCAGGCCATCCCACGCCGATTATACCTATCAGACGAAATATGGCTCCCGCGATTATAGAGGAGGTGGCCGATCGTCGGCCCGCGAAACGGCCGCTCGGGTAGCGGCCGGGGCTGTTGCTAAACTAATGCTTGCTCAACAAGGTGTTCAGATTACCGCCTATGTCTCGCAGGTAGGGAAATTGAAACTCGAAAAGCCGTATTCAGAACTGAACCTCGCTCTTGCCGAAGAGAATGCCGTTCGCTGTCCCGACCCCGAAACGGCCGAACAAATGTTTGATTATATTGATGGTATCCGAAAACAGGGCGATTCTGTTGGCGGTATTGTTGACTGCGTTATTAAGGGTGCACCCGTTGGCCTGGGCGAGCCTGTGTTTGATAAGCTCCACGCCGAACTGGGTAAAGCCATGTTGAGTATCAACGCCGTGAAGGGATTTGAGTATGGCAGTGGTTTTGCTGGTGTCGAACAGCTTGGATCCACGCACAACGACGAATTTTATACCGATGAATCTGGCCGGGTACGGACAAAAACCAACCAGTCGGGTGGTATTCAGGGGGGCATCAGCAACGGCGAGGACATCTACTTCCGAACGGCCTTCAAACCCGTTGCTACCATCATGCAGGATCAGGATAGTGTCGATGTAAACGGCCAGCCGGTAACCGTTTCGGGTAAAGGTCGGCATGACCCCTGCGTCGTTCCTCGCGCGGTGCCCATTGTCGAAGCAATGGCTGCCCTGGTGCTCGCCGATCTATATTTACGGAACAAAGTAGCGAAGGTGTAG
- a CDS encoding Uma2 family endonuclease, translating into MEITATPVPRKRPSAPQTVAEFEKWLSRKKTDANYEFVRGRIIRKPPMMQEELFIVDFLVRRFVKTQSFELGDNLLTEFDSYVDAYRKRVPDLAFFNASQIASTRIGERVMPIFTIEVLSDSESQNDVLEKVQDYFDAGVQLVWYIAPKQQKIYAYTSPDDIKVYKGPDVCSAAPVVPDFQFVIQDLFQS; encoded by the coding sequence ATGGAAATAACAGCAACGCCCGTCCCCAGAAAACGCCCGTCGGCTCCGCAAACAGTTGCTGAGTTTGAGAAATGGCTTTCCCGTAAGAAAACAGACGCAAATTACGAGTTTGTGCGGGGTCGGATTATTCGAAAGCCACCCATGATGCAGGAAGAACTATTTATCGTCGACTTTTTGGTAAGACGATTCGTCAAAACGCAGTCATTTGAACTCGGAGATAATCTATTGACCGAGTTTGATTCATATGTAGACGCCTACAGAAAGCGCGTGCCAGATTTAGCATTTTTCAATGCAAGCCAAATCGCGAGCACACGAATCGGCGAACGAGTGATGCCCATTTTTACAATCGAAGTCCTATCCGATTCTGAATCCCAGAATGATGTGCTCGAAAAAGTGCAGGATTACTTCGATGCCGGTGTTCAACTGGTATGGTACATCGCCCCAAAGCAGCAGAAAATCTACGCCTACACCTCGCCCGACGATATTAAAGTGTATAAGGGGCCGGATGTCTGTTCAGCGGCACCTGTTGTTCCCGATTTTCAGTTTGTCATTCAGGATCTGTTCCAGTCTTAA